AATCCCATTAACAATCTTTTAACAGCCGCCATAGGCCCAAAGGGTTACATTTGTTGCAATAGGAGTATGCGATATTCTGAGTTTCCTGTTCTAATGGTGCATCCTTTTTACAAAAACTCAGAATAGCCCATATAGCCAACAAATTGTAAAGACTAAACCTTATGAAAAAGTTAATCATCTTAATTGTTTGCACTCTCTTTTTGGGCATTCCGGTTGTCAACGCTGACGAAGGTATGTGGCTTTTGCCGCTCTTGCAAAAAATGAACATGGGAACAATGAAGGCACAGGGGCTAGAGCTCTCTGCCGACGATATTTATAGCGTAAATCACTCTAGCCTAAAGGATGCTGTGGTGATGTTTGGACGAGGATGTACAGGAGAGGTTGTGTCCGATAAAGGGTTGCTCATCACCAACCATCACTGCGGATTCGATTACTTTCACTCCTTCAGTAGCAAGGAGAACAATATGCTGGAAAATGGATTTTGGGCACAGTCGATGGAGGAGGAGTTGCCGGTGCCGGGTCTTACTGTTTCTTTTCTAGTAAAAATTGAAGATGTTACCGATAAGGTTAAATCGCAGCTGGATACAATTACCGATGAGTCTGCTCTTGGGTTTAAGTTGAGGCGGATAGGTCGAACCCTAGCAGGTGAGGTGGCAAAAGAGAAGGGAATGGAGGCCAGCTTGGAGTCGTTTTACAATGGAACTAAGTACTACCTCTTCATTTATCAAACATTTAGCGATGTTCGGTTGGTTGGAGTTCCTCCTGAATCCATTGGGAAGTTTGGTGGCGATACCGAAAACTTTATGTGGCCAAGGCATACTGGTGATTTCAGCCTTTTCAGGATATATGCCGATAAGGATAATAATCCAGCGGAATTCAGCCAAAAAAATATACCATACGTGCCTCACAATCATCTGAAAATATCGCTTAAAGGTGTTAAGGAAGGCGATTTTACCATGGTGCTTGGGTACCCCGGTTTTACCACTCGATACCTCACCTCTCCGGAGGTTGATGAGCTCATGGAGTCCACACATTCAATTCGCAATGAAGTTAGGGCGCAGCGGCAACAAATTATGATGAATGCAATGCGTGAAAACAGCGATATACGGCTTAAATACTCCGCCAAATATTTTGAGTCGAGCAATGCATGGGTTGTTTCAAAGTCGATGCTTGAGCTCTACCGGAGCTGTAATCTGCAGGAGAAATTCTTTCGGCGCGATTCCATTTTTAGGCAGAAGGTAAACACCTCCTCCGAATTTGGCCAAGAGTATGGCACAGCACTACCGCTTATTGAAGGAGCCGTGGCGGGAAGACGGAAGGCGATGTATGCGCATCACTTCTTAAACGAAGCACTTATGATGGGTACCGAAGTTTATGTTAATGGCATTCGAAGTTCCTATTTTGTTAAAATGCTTGGTGAACCCAACCAAGGAGGAGCCAAAATGGTTGAAACAAGGGAACGGTTGGTGAAGAATGCCAGAGCCTTCTTTCGTGATTACGACAAGGAGGTGGATCGGAAAATTACGGTTGCCATGCTAACTTTGGTGAAGAGCCATCTTACTCCTGAATACAGGCCAGTGTTTTTTAAAACTATTGATGACAAGTTTAAGGGCAATATTGAGGCATATGTGGACGATATGTTTAGGCGATCCGTGTTTGTGGACTCTGTCAAATACATGAAGATGATGTTGAAGCCCTCGGAGACAAAGTTGCAGAACGATCCTGGATTTGTTTATGCTCAGGAACTATTTAACAAGGTGCTAGAATTGAAGAATGTATACATAAAGTATAGCCCGGAACTAAAGAAAGGTAAGCAGTTGTTTATGCTAGGTTTGATTGCTATGGATTCCACAAAGGCACTATATCCTGATGCCAATTTCACAATGCGACTTAGTACAGGTAGCGTTGAAGGTTACAGCCCTCGCGATGGAATTTACGACCTGCCTTTTACTCGTTTGAAGGGCGTGATTCAGAAGGAGGATAGCACCGATTTCGAATTTGTGGTTCCACGCAAGCTCAAGCAGCTATATGCCGCGAAGGACTATGGTCGATATGGAAATAAAGGAGAGATGCCCGTGTGTTTTTTAACCACCAATGATATTACTGGAGGTAATTCTGGAAGTCCTGTGCTTAATGCCCACGGCGAGCTTGTTGGAGTTGCTTTCGATGGGGTATACGAGTCACTGGCCACCGATATTTTTTACGATAAGCAGCTGAATCGCTCAATATGTCTTGATATACGCTACTTGCTTTTTGTCATTGACAAGTATGCTAACGATAACCGCTTAATTCAGGAGATGTCATTTGCTGATTAGATACAATATTTTGTTTGTTAGTTTTAGGTTTCGGTTATGTTTTGGAGGGTGCCAAATGGCACCCTCCTTTTGTTTTGTGTTTTTCTGCCGTTGTTCATACGGTGTTTGAAAGCTGATTGTGTGAAACTAGCTGTTTTGATGCGGACTCGGACAATATGGTCGCTATCCTAAGCGCGTCTCTAGGCTCAAAAACATCTCCTCTTGATACGAGCAACACCATTCCTTATAATTGCTATTGTGTATGGCACTGGTGTTAGAACACAGCTATACCCGCTACAAACAAAGTTGGGCATTCCCATTGCTGTGGAATGCCCAACCATAAAGTGAAGTAATGTTATTCAAACGAAGGATCTTTCATCCATACTGGCATGCCTGATCCCTTAAGGTAGTACGTGAAAAAGGTCATCATTCTCTGGGTGAGGTCTACTTTGTTTTCATGCTTGTTCAGCACATGGGCATCGCCCTTGTAGTTTATGAGCCAAGCCGGTTGGTTAAGCCTTCGTAGAGCAAGAAAAAGCTCTATGCCCTGCTCCCAAGGAACGGCTCCGTCATTGTCGTTTGCAATGATGAGTAATGGGGTTGTAATTCTATTTGCAAAAAGTACCGTTGAGTGGTTGATGTAGGTTTGTGGAGCTTCCCATAGGGTTTTGCCTATGCGGCTTTGCCCACTCTCATACTGAAACATTCTGCTGTTACCTACGCCTCTTCTAAGTCCTCCGTAGGCGCTCACCATATCGCTTACCGGAGCAACGGCAACAGCAGCTTTGAATAAGTTAGTGCGGGTTAAAAGATATGCCGCTTGGTATGCACCCCAGCTGTGCCCTTGAATGCCAACTCTGGCGCTGTCTAACTGCGGATAATTTGCAAACACGTAGCGGAGTCCACTGGTAACACATTCAAAGCTGCTCTCTCCGGGATTGCCAACTTCGAAAACAATGTCTGGGATGAATACGGCAAATCCATTGGAGGTATAGTAGGGGATGTTTATAGTGGCCTCGGAAAATTCTGGACGTCTGAATAGGTGGAGATCGTCGCTCTGCCTTTCGTAAAGGTTGACCACTAGAGGGTATGGCGGTTTGATACACGTATCTGGTAAAAATAGCATTCCCTGGATTTGTTTGCCATGCTGAGTAAACCACTGAACTAGTTGAACGTTGCCGGTGCCCCATTTTGAGTAGTAGGCGCCAAGGTTGGTGACTTTTTTTACCTCCCCTGCCGGTGTTTTGTAGAAAATATCGGGATAGCTGTTATACGTCTCCTGCCTCCATGCAATTGCTCCGTTGCTTAAAACTTTTGTGGCGGTTAATTTGAAATTTCCGCCATGGAGCAATCGTGGTTGAGTTGACTTTGAGAGTGCTATCTCAAATAATCCAGATTCTTTGGTTGAGAGCGAAAATCCTTCTGCCACAACCACCTCTTTCTCGTTTAGTCCACGCTTTTTGCTGGCTTCGCATATACGCAGCTGCATGTTGTGCTCTTTTCCATATCCAGCGGTGAGGCACAGCGGAGCCTCTTTGCCCGATGGGTCGCATTTCCAGAGGTCGTAGTAACCCTTTAGAATGATGTGCTCATCGTTTTTTGTCCATCCTTCGGGGGCAAATGGCCCGGGCCAAGTGGGTTCATCGTTCCTGATGTTGAAAAAGAAATCGTTAGCACCTTCTGTTATAATGTTCTCCTTTTTGCTGGCAATGGAGTAGGAATGCCAGCAGGAATCGGTATCGAACCAGTAGAGATACTTGCCACTTGGGGAGGAGTTTACGTAAAACATCGCCCCTTTTTTAAGGCAGGTGGCCGAACTGTTTTCTAGGTCAATTAGGTAGTAATCTGCCTTTTTCCCACTCTCCCAAGAGCGCTGCTTTAGGTAAGGATATTCAACGCTGCCTATGTAGTAGCGCGTGCTGTTTCCTACTTGACGAGCCTTTTGCAGCGTGTCATTTTCTACCTGTTGGAGCTTTCCGTTCTGGGCTATCCACAAGAATTTTCGATTGAGATTCCGCTCCTCCCTTTTCGCTTCGGCAGAGGCAAGTGTTACATCGCGATAATCCCATACTTCGATGCTGCTGTTTAGTAGGCTGGTACTATCAACTTTCTCAAGAAGAAGTTGTAATGTTGCTCCACTGCTGCTAAAGGATAGCATGGGCTTTGTGGCAAGTGCCCATCCGGAGGGAATGGTATCGAGATGCTCACCCACTTTGTTCAAGTTAAGCTGAAGAAGATAGCTTCTCCCTTTGTTTGTGTAGGCTATGGCGGCACATTCACCATTTGGGCTTATGGCTAAATCAAGAATGTTTCCGGTTGTTTCTGCAATTGTCTTCTTCGACTTGTTGGCAAAGGAGTAACGAAAGAATTGAGTGGTTGAATCTATGGTATTTCCCAACAGCAGGTATCCATTGTCGGGGGATGTGCTGTAAATATTGAAGGTGTCGGGAAGTGAGTTGTTGTGAGCAATGTTGAATGTGATGTACTCCTTCTTTTTCTTACTATTCAGTTCCACTATTACGCTATTCTTCCCCACATCAATAAGCCTCTTACCATTCTTGCCAATGGGCGCTTGCTTTAATGTCTCTGTGTTGATGAGTGAAACCTCTTTTTTTTGCTTAGCTACAACGCCAATGAACCTTCCATTGTCAATTTGTTCCCAAGATGTTAGTTCTCCCAGACATTTTGTGACACCATTCAATTTGACAAGGAAGTAGTTCTCATTCCTGTTTTCCTTTATTGAGTAAATAAAGGCCTTTCCATTTTCAAGTGCTGTAAACTGACCTATTTCAGGTCCCTTTCCAAGGCTGTCGATCGGGATCCCCTGTTGAGCACTTAGCTGCAGGGTAAGGAGTAGGAAAGCGGTCAGTAGTAAAAAGCGAGCAATAGGTAGTGTAGAGTGTGCTTTGAAGTTTTGTCTATTCATGGCAGTTTTAAAGTCAAATAGAAACAAACATAGTAGAACTTTTCCTCCCTTTCGCCTATTTCACGGCGTTAACACTTTTTTTACACTTTGCAAAGGTGTCTGTTTGTTGTAACTGACAAATATGCAGCGTTTTATATGCTAGGTGTTGTTAAATCCGGGTTAACGAAAGGCTTTCTTTCAATTATGAGAAATGGCTTGCCTAAGTTCGCTGCATCACAAATCGAATTTTAGCATCTCATACTATGAAAGGAAATAAGAACATTTGGCGCATGCTGCTGCAGCTTGGATTGTTGGGCGGCATTATTCTACTGCTGCTGGTTGTATGGTTTCGACCTAGCACTGTCATCGATTTTGAGGCATACTGTCCGTTTGGTGGATTCCAAGCTTTTTTGCGGTATGCTGAGGCAGGCTCTCTAGCTTGTTCCATGACAACCACCCAGATATTTGTGGGGCTGGCCCTGCTTGGTGGCATATTGATTTTTAGCAAGCTTTTTTGCGGATACCTTTGTCCACTGGGTACCATTGGCGAATGGCTAGGAAAGTTAGGGGATAGGCTTAAGGTAAAGGTTGCAATTCCCACTTTGGCCGACAAGGCATTACGTTCGCTTAAATATCTGCTGGCCTTTGCCACAATTTACTTTACTGTAAGTTCAGGTGAGCTATTTTGCAAGCAGTACGATCCTTTCTTTGCAACGGTAAGTGGATTCAATAGCGATGTGGTAGTTACCTATGCCATTATTGCTATAATTCTTCTTTTGGTTGGCTCCATTTTTATTCGCCAGTTTTGGTGTCGTTACTTCTGCCCAATGGGAGCCGTTTCCAACATCTTTTCCTTTTTTGGACTGACCTCCGTTTTGGTGTTGGGATTCTTGGTGCTAATTGCTTTAAATATTAACGTGGGATGGACATGGCTGCTGGCGGCATGTTGCATTGGTGGTTATATTTTGGAAATTGCTCCTTACAGGCGCAAGGTTTTCCCATTGATAAAGGTGACCAAGAATGATAGTGCCTGCAGTGGATGTAAGCTGTGCGATAGGGCCTGTCCTCAAGGAATTAAGGTGTCGGAAGTGAAGGGTTCCGTAACGTGCATCGATTGCAACTTGTGTGGCGAGTGTGTTACCGCATGTAAAAAGGAGCAGGCGCTGGGTTACAACGGGAAACGAAAGCTGTGGATACCTGCTTTAGCTATAGTGGCGTTGGTTTTTTTAGGCATTGTGTGGGGGAGCATTACAGAGGTTCCTACAATTGATGAGCGTTGGGGTTCAGCCGAGGAGATTGAGCAGGCTGGCGTTTACGTTCAGGACAAAATGGATAATGTTAAGTGCTACGGAAGCTCAATGGCCTTTGCAAGCCAGATGCACAAGGTTAAAGGTGTGCTTGGCGTTAAGACTTACGTTGGTTCACATCATGTGAAAATTTACTATAACCCCGACATCATTGCTGAGAAGGATCTGAAACGGGCTATTTATGCTCCATTCCACTCTTGGATAAATCGTCCAAAATTGGAAAGCGATACCTTGAGGGCTGTGGTTATAGGAGTTAACAACTTCTATGGACGAAACGACTACGTTAACTTTCTTCGGTTAATGAAGCCACATAAAGGGGTTTACGGCTACGAAACGGAGTGGGGTGAACCAGTGCTCATCCGAGTATTTTACAATCCACAAATATTTCGCGTAGAAGAGTTACCCGGCATAATATCATCGCCCACACTTACCTATACCGAAGGGGAGGGTGCTGCAGCAAGGACTGTTACCACCGATTTGGACTATAAGTTTGAGTTTCTGAAACCAGGCTACGAAACTTTTACGAAGCTGCAGGTTGAACAGAGATGGTTTAAACCATTTGAGCAAGAATTTAAGGCAGCGGGTAGCTATAACCTCAGCAATACAGATTCACTTGCTGTTTTCCTTCCGCAGGCAAAGTCCCCAATATTTGCAAGACCAATAATGTATTTGGCAAGTCATTTATCTAACGATAGCACCATTGTCAGCTTCAAAACGCGATTTTCCTCCTCCAACCCCGAAGGCGTGGTTGTATTCCTAAAAGGTCTAACGTCTAAGGATAAGGTGCTCGACCTCATGAGAGCTGATACGCTTACCATTCGATTTACTGATGGTTCCGTTAAGAAGATTGAAAATCAACTTAACGTATTAAAAGAGAAAGATTAATGAAAGTTGGGCCCGGTAGTTTCTACTGTGGCCCAACTTGTTTTTCACCTTTGGTTTTAGCTAGGATAAGGAGTTGTTAAAGAATTGTTAAACGCCTAATGAAAAATTGGTACGGGTGGCAAAGCAATAACTTCGAACCTTAGATGTGATGCCTTCTTTCTGTTTCTGAAACAAACAACATCCCGTGTAAATGAAAACGATGAAATATAGTCTTGTTCTGCTTAGTCTACTGTTTCTTGGTTTAAATTCTGTAGAGGCTCAGAACGGTAATGGTCCATATCCCACAGATGGGTTGGTCGCAATTCGTGGGGTTGTGGTCGATAAAGCAACAGGGAAACCAGTTGAAGCGGCAGCCGTGAATTTGGTGCAGTATGGTCTATGGAGTATTACCTGTTCGAAGGGAACTTTTACCTTTAATAATGTACCATTAGGTAAGGTTGATATTGTTGTTCAGAATCTTGGTTACGCTCCATTTCAGCAAACGTTTGAGTTCAACGAAAGCAAAACATTTCAGCTTACCATATCCATTGAGGAGATGTCGTTTGGCCTCAAGGAGGTTGCCGTAGTTGCCAAGGAAAATAAGGCTGGTGCCAGTACAGGCTCCACCCTTGAACGAACCGTAATTGAGCACTTGCAGCCAAACAGCCTTGGCGATTTGATGCAGCTTCTTCCTGGGCAGGTGGCTCAGAACCCCGATTTAAGCAAGGCCGCTCAGGTTTCCATTCGGCAGGTGGAGGCAACCGATAACAATGCATTTGGGGCATCTGTGGTAGTGGATGGCGCACCAATATCAAACAATGCAAACCTTCAGGTTCAAAATACCGCGTCCAGCTCCGATCCAAACTTTACATCAGTTTCAGGGAAAGGTGTCGACCTTCGTCAGATTTCTGCGGACAATATTGAGTCCATTGAGGTTATTCGGGGTATCCCCTCCGTTGAGTATGGAGACCTAACTTCGGGCGCCGTGATTGTGAATACGAAGGCAGGGAAAGCACCATTTGAGTTTCGAACTAAAATTAATCCCAACAATATGGAATTTTCGGTTGGGAAGGGTTTTGAACTGGGGGAAAAACGTGGATTTCTAAATGTTGATGCTGACTATACCAGTAGCTATTCCGACCAGCGTTTCTCCAATAAGGGGTTTAAGCGTTTCAATGGTCAGCTATCCTACTCCAACAGTTTTTTGGAGGGGAAGATGCAAGCTACTCTTAAGTTGTCAGGGTATAGCACCATTGATGAGGTTAAGAAAGATCCGGACGATGAGGCCATGCATTCCGACACATGGTCGAAGGAGCGGGGTGTGCGATTTACAGGAACTACCCGACTTTCGCTAAACAAACCGTTTTCTCGTTCATTGAAGTTTGACTTTTCTGCTGCTTATGGCTACTCCGAAGGCTATTATCGCGACTTGATCTCTCCCGATAGGCTAGCCATTACATGGGCTAAAAAGGATACCATGGTAGCCGCTGCTTATTTGCCTGGCGAGTATTGGGGTGTAGCAACGGTTGAGGGTGAGCCGATTAATCTGTTTGCAAAGCTCACCAACAGCATGTCGACGGAAGTTTTTGGTGGAAGACATCGGATAGTGGCAGGGCTGGAGGTTAAGTCGGATGGTAATATTGGTGCTGGTTTTCAGTACGATGTTACTAGACCTGCAAAGAAAGCGGGTTCATCAACACGTCCTAGGTCATATAACGACATTCCTTTTCTTAACATCTACTCCGCCTTCCTTGAGGACAATCTTACCTATAGAGTAGCCAGTAGGGACCTGAAGGTTCAGGCTGGTTTACGCTACGACCTTATTCAGCCAGGAACTAACGTAGAATCGAGCGTGCTTGCTCCACGGTTTAATGCCTCGTATAAAGTGGCTTCGTTTTTGGAAATTCGCGGAGGCTACGGTGTAACGGCAAAGGCTCCTGGGCTTGTTCACCTCTACCCCAATAATGCATACTTCGATTTGGTGAGCTGCGATTACTACTCTTCCCTGAATCCAGCGGAAAGACTAACTCTTCTTACCACCCGGGTGATATCAACCGAAAACCATAGCATTAGATCTTCAGAGAATAGCAAGGTTGAGGTGGGTGCCGATTTGTCGTTTGGTAAGGTGAAGTTGGCAATTACCCTGTTTCAGGAGAAGCTCCGTCACGGTTTTAGCTTCAGCCAGACCGTAAAACCGGTAACCTATGATTACTGGAATACCTCTGATTTGGTTCTTCAAACGGGCCAACCACCTCTTTACGATCCAAACAATCCTTCGGTAAAAGATACTGTTTTCATGGCCATCTACACCACCCCAACCAACTCTGTGAAGGAGGACAATAAAGGGATAGAGTTCGATCTGAACCTAGGTCGAATAGATGCCATTCGCACCTCCATTTCTGCCAACGGAGCCTACATATACTCCGAGCGTTCTTCATCCGACAACCTTGTTCAAACTGGGAAGAATCAGCAGAACTATACCCGTTTGGGGATATACCCAGCCGATGCTAAGTTGAGCCGTAACAAGCGATTTACCACAACTATTCGCATCGTTCATAATATTCCTGAGCTACGGTTTGTTGTGTCTCTTACCATTCAAACCATTTGGTTAAACTACCAGAAATACAGTTGTGCAGAGTACCCCATTGGGTATATCGATTCGAAAGGAGTACCCACGTGGTTGACCCCAGAACAGGCACGTCTGCCCGAATATTCCGATTTGGTTGCGGTGGTTAACCCTAATGCTTCAAAGGCAGAGACTTGGCCAAATTTGTGGCAGTTTAACCTTCGGTTAACCAAGAATATAACGCCTAATATTGGCTTTTCCTTCTTTGCCAACAATGTTTTCTACAGTCGCCCTACGGTAAAAAGCAAGCGCACTGGTACCTATCAAACACTTAACCCCAACATCTTCTTTGGCACAGAACTATATATGAAATTCTAATCTCATGTTTAACTTAACTACTACTGACCTATGAAAAAGTTATTATGTTTTGTCCTTCCCCTTGCAGTGGCTGTGCTAGTCAGCTGCACAAAAAGTGATAGTAATACAACTTATACTGCCACTGTTACGGTGAGCTATCCCGATACCTACATCCAGCAGCATGCTGTAGGTGCCGATGTTTCCATAAAGAATACCACCACTAGTGTTACCTATACTGGCGTTGTTGGTTCGGATGGAACTGCTATTTTCGAAAATGTAGAACCAGGCTCCTACACTGTTACTTCCAGCATCACCCTCGATGCTCAGCAGGCAAAGGAGGTATCCGGTATTGAGATTAGCGTAGGATTGAGAGCCGTAAAGAATGTTGAAATCTATGGTGTTGAATCGGCCAGTTTTGCCATGGTGCTTGAGCCATATTCTCAGGGCTCTTTGGTAATTGGACAAGTTTATTATCAGGGTTGTAAAACCCCTTCTGGTGCCAACTATAAGGCGGATCAGTTTATAGAGATTTACAATAATTCGGACCAAGTAGTTTATCTCGATGGACTGCTTATCTCCGACATCTGGGGAAATCCATCAGGCACAACACCTACCGAGTTTCAGAGCGACAATAGTAACGTGTATGCTTCCACCGTGTGGCAGATTCCTGGTACAGGACAAGAATATCCTCTTGAGGCTGGAAAATCAATTGTTATTGCACAAACTGCCCTTAACCATTTGGAGCAGAATGCCAACTCCATCGATTTATCAGGTTCAAAGTTTGAAACTTATGTGGAAAAACAGAATGGAACTGATGTTGATGTTGCTGAATCGATAAATCTAAACCTTCAGTATTTTACTTTCCTTGGTTACGATTACTACTTGAATATGAATGGTCCTGCAATTGTTATTTGGAGAACCGACAACTTTGATGCCTTGGCAAAATGTTTACGCCCAGGTACCACCTCAACGGCACTTTACATACAGATTCCCAACGCCCTCGTTATTGATGGTGTTGAAATTCTTGCTGATGCCAACTCCTCCGGATTGAAGCGGTTAAATACACCTATTGATGCCACCTTTGCTTATGGTCAAGGGCTTTACAGCGGCTATACCATGAAGCGTAAGGTTGCCAATACTACCGATGATGGTCGTAAGGTGTTGCAGGATAGCAACAGCTCTGCCGACGATTTTGAATGTGTAACTCCTGTTTCTTTAGGATTTTAGCAAGTGTTTAGAAACCTGCACTTATTTGTTAGGTGCGGGTTTCTCGCTTTTAACATTTTCATGCCATGCAAAAAATATTAGGTGGAATTTCGCTTTTGTCATTGCTCTGCTGCTTGGCTTTTGAACCTGCATATAGTCAGAAGCATTGTGTAGCCATTACCGATTCAACGCTGGGTCTTTCCTTGCCACTCAAGTGGAGCTATGTAAATAGGGAGTCGCTGTGGTTAAGAACATCCAATGCAGCAGGATTGAGCGTAAGCGAAGTGGAGCGAATAGGCATGGCTACCTTGGATATAAACCATGAAATAGGGGACTTCCGTCGTCCGCAGGAGCCGTACGAGTCAAATTCATACGGTTTTAGCGCGGCAAAGTATGAGCGAGTTAAAGGTCTTAAGCTATATGGTTCTTTTTCGTTTAAGCAGGTAGACGAGTCTGCCTTGGGAGGCACAGATATTCTCAACCCTTACAGGGGCACTCCCTATGTTTATGCCGATTATACTAGTGCAAAGTGGATTAAGCAGGTTTACAGGCTCAATGCACTAGTTGCAACCAATCACTTCTGGGAGAGATATTACGGTGGGCTGGGTATTAACTATGGCGTTGCCACGGGGGCACGGCAGCTCGATCCAAGACCACTTTCCATGTCGAATGACCTAACCGTGACACCTTCTATTATGGGCCAATTCGGTCGATTTCAGTTTGGGTTGAATGGTGTGGTTGAGACTTTTAAGGAGGCACTCGATTTTAAGTTTAGTAATAGCAATAAGCAGTATCACTTTATTAAAATGCTTGGACTTGCCAGCTACAAAGATGCGGTAATGGAGGATACTGAGGAGCGCACCTACAAGGGGTTTGCCGCAGGTGCCGAGGTTCAGGGGAAGTATTGCTGGCTCGGTAATGCCGTTATGCTATCAGGTGGCTACCGGTCGTATTCGGAAACCACCACCGACGGTTATAGTGTTAAGCAAAATGGTGGCGACTACTCACGTAACCGGTACTATGGGTTCGCTGCATTTGAAAAGCGACCATCGTTTGGCAAGCTGCAAATTATTGTAGGAGGCGATTTTGTCCAACACGAAGGTTCTGAGTCGGACCAAAAGTTTGTTTCCAATGATCCAACGAATCCTCACTATGTTACCTTGTTTAAGACAGTTAAATACAAGGCTACAAGCGATAATGTTTATTCGGAGCTGAACATGTTTGGGCTGACAAATGGTAATGTGAGGTGGATAGGAGGCTTGCGCATTTCAATGGAGTCGATTGATCAGAAGTACTTCTTTACTCCGAAGTCGGAGCTAAAGTTTACTTCTCTGTCCGTTGGCCCCAACTTTACGCGCCAATGGAGTTTTGGCTCATTGGCTTTGTTACCGTCTGCTGCTTTTACCTATTACCATGTGCTCTCGAGCAGCCTAAGCGTTGGCAATTTGGTTACGGGCCTTTCGTGGGAAGCCGACAATATTACCTATCCCGATTTTGAGTATCTCACCACTAACCGATGCAAAGTGTCTGTTGGTTGTAAGCTAATAAGACCTTTGCGAATGAAAGGTAAAGTGTATTCCTCGTTCATTGATTTTCATTGGGATGGACAAACCTCTACGGATGCGTTTAGCCTAAAGCGAAACAGCTCCCGTCAGTGGTTTTCCATATCTGTTGGACTGTCTTATCTCTAGTATACATGTGTTAAGTTTTAGATTGAAAAAAGAGGTTGCCGCATTATGCAGCAACCTCTTTTGATTTATGATTGTGCCGTGGTTTATGAGGCCATATTAAAATCGTTCAACTTGAATCCTTGGCCATGCACGGTTTCAATCTCAACGCTTCCAATCTTTTTTAAATGCTTACGTAGCTTAGCAATGTATACGTCCATGCTTCTTCCCAAAAAGTAGTCGTTGTCACCCCAAATGGTTTTTAGTGCCGTTTCCCGCGATATGGTTTGGTTACGGTTGAGGCAGAATAG
This window of the Williamwhitmania sp. genome carries:
- a CDS encoding carboxypeptidase-like regulatory domain-containing protein, encoding MKTMKYSLVLLSLLFLGLNSVEAQNGNGPYPTDGLVAIRGVVVDKATGKPVEAAAVNLVQYGLWSITCSKGTFTFNNVPLGKVDIVVQNLGYAPFQQTFEFNESKTFQLTISIEEMSFGLKEVAVVAKENKAGASTGSTLERTVIEHLQPNSLGDLMQLLPGQVAQNPDLSKAAQVSIRQVEATDNNAFGASVVVDGAPISNNANLQVQNTASSSDPNFTSVSGKGVDLRQISADNIESIEVIRGIPSVEYGDLTSGAVIVNTKAGKAPFEFRTKINPNNMEFSVGKGFELGEKRGFLNVDADYTSSYSDQRFSNKGFKRFNGQLSYSNSFLEGKMQATLKLSGYSTIDEVKKDPDDEAMHSDTWSKERGVRFTGTTRLSLNKPFSRSLKFDFSAAYGYSEGYYRDLISPDRLAITWAKKDTMVAAAYLPGEYWGVATVEGEPINLFAKLTNSMSTEVFGGRHRIVAGLEVKSDGNIGAGFQYDVTRPAKKAGSSTRPRSYNDIPFLNIYSAFLEDNLTYRVASRDLKVQAGLRYDLIQPGTNVESSVLAPRFNASYKVASFLEIRGGYGVTAKAPGLVHLYPNNAYFDLVSCDYYSSLNPAERLTLLTTRVISTENHSIRSSENSKVEVGADLSFGKVKLAITLFQEKLRHGFSFSQTVKPVTYDYWNTSDLVLQTGQPPLYDPNNPSVKDTVFMAIYTTPTNSVKEDNKGIEFDLNLGRIDAIRTSISANGAYIYSERSSSDNLVQTGKNQQNYTRLGIYPADAKLSRNKRFTTTIRIVHNIPELRFVVSLTIQTIWLNYQKYSCAEYPIGYIDSKGVPTWLTPEQARLPEYSDLVAVVNPNASKAETWPNLWQFNLRLTKNITPNIGFSFFANNVFYSRPTVKSKRTGTYQTLNPNIFFGTELYMKF
- a CDS encoding DUF4876 domain-containing protein; translated protein: MKKLLCFVLPLAVAVLVSCTKSDSNTTYTATVTVSYPDTYIQQHAVGADVSIKNTTTSVTYTGVVGSDGTAIFENVEPGSYTVTSSITLDAQQAKEVSGIEISVGLRAVKNVEIYGVESASFAMVLEPYSQGSLVIGQVYYQGCKTPSGANYKADQFIEIYNNSDQVVYLDGLLISDIWGNPSGTTPTEFQSDNSNVYASTVWQIPGTGQEYPLEAGKSIVIAQTALNHLEQNANSIDLSGSKFETYVEKQNGTDVDVAESINLNLQYFTFLGYDYYLNMNGPAIVIWRTDNFDALAKCLRPGTTSTALYIQIPNALVIDGVEILADANSSGLKRLNTPIDATFAYGQGLYSGYTMKRKVANTTDDGRKVLQDSNSSADDFECVTPVSLGF